The genomic interval ACCATCGCCACCCCAGCCGGAACCTGACCCACCAACACCAGCACCAACACCAGCACCAACCAGCACCGGCAAACACCAGCACCAGGCACCAGCCGGGGCGGTCCGGCGAGCCCCCGAAGGACCCGCCAGACCGCCCCGGCGGTCTGTACGGCGATCGCCGTCGCGGGCTGCGGACCGGGTCAGGCGCGGGTCTGCCGGCGGCCGCGCTGGGTGACGTCGGCGCGGCGGGCGGCGACGTGGCTGGTCCCGGGCCGCCACGTCTCGGCCATGAGCCCCTCGGCCAGGTGCGCCTCGTCGAGGGTCGCCGTGTTCGCCAGCTGCCGGTAGTGCAGCAGCAGGCGGCGCACGCTCTGCCCGTCGTTGCTCACGATGTCGCCGGCCAGCCGCCGCGCGCACCCCAGCAGCTCGTCGTGCGGCACGACATGGTTGACCAGACCGAGCCGCAGCGCCTCCGCCGCCGTCAGGAAGTTGCCGGTCAGCGACATCTCGACGGCCCGGCGCAGCCCGATCGACTGCGCCAGCAGGACGCTGGCCCCACCGCCCGGCATGATCCCGAGCCGGGCGTGGGTGTCGGCGAACAGCGCGCGTTCCGAGGCCACCAGGAACGTGCACTGCAGGGCCAGCTCAAGGCCGCCCGTCACCGCCACGCCGTTGACGGCCCCGATGACCGGCT from Parafrankia discariae carries:
- a CDS encoding enoyl-CoA hydratase; the protein is MTYGNGVSVVGESEPVVLVETADRVTTVTLNRPAARNALSRALTHALWDAVTAAGDDPGVDAVIVTGADPAFCAGVDLKEVSGEVPPSAVPRGPGEGPERHDNGLFRFLPVIDKPVIGAVNGVAVTGGLELALQCTFLVASERALFADTHARLGIMPGGGASVLLAQSIGLRRAVEMSLTGNFLTAAEALRLGLVNHVVPHDELLGCARRLAGDIVSNDGQSVRRLLLHYRQLANTATLDEAHLAEGLMAETWRPGTSHVAARRADVTQRGRRQTRA